In one Cercospora beticola chromosome 1, complete sequence genomic region, the following are encoded:
- a CDS encoding uncharacterized protein (MEROPS:MER0006204): MVNQKAQDAVQQSLDSVTGNKDTGVAGLVFVAIDKNGQQICANASGKKGVGENRAPMDLDTVFWIASCTKILATMACMQAVEQGILNLDDSAQVYKLCPELEKVQVLREDGTLEPKKSDITLRNLLSHTSGFAYEFFNPKLRDYGRPTGFDVFHADIRDILKMPLVHHPGENWEYGIGIDWAGIVLERASGVKLNDWIQKNIMQPLNLDAINIFPTADMKKNLAYMHQRWPGSSASEERDHMYREPIIAETDEQKKNVFHSGGAGCFAKPVQYVQVLSVLLNDGKSPITGAQILKKETVDEMFKNQVEQFPDFARQGIPAAKPEQTNPAPELYPQEGNPPQGWGLSFMLTQEPGATGRGRNTAWWAGIANLFWWADREKGVAGMIASQVMPFGDMNVMGQWGACEAAVYQATGA, encoded by the exons ATGGTCAATCAAAAAGCTCAAGATGCTGTGCAACAGTCCCTTGATTCGGTCACGGGCAACAAAGACACCGGCGTCGCAGGCCTCGTCTTTGTAGCCATTGACAAAAATGGACAGCAAATCTGCGCCAATGCCTCTGGAAAGAAGGGAGTAGGCGAGAATCGAGCTCCAATGGATTTGGACACTGTTTTCTGGATTGCCAGTTGCACGAAAATCCTTGCGACAATGGCTTGCATGCAAGCTGTTGAACAAGGCATTCTGAACCTCGATGACTCGGCTCAAGTCTATAAGCTCTGTCCTGAGTTGGAGAAAGTTCAGGTTTTGAGAGAGGATGGTACTTTGGAGCCCAAGAAGAGTGATATTACTTTGAGGAATCTGTTGAGCCATACTTCTGGTTTTGCTTATGAATT CTTCAACCCCAAACTCCGCGACTACGGCCGCCCAACCGGCTTCGACGTCTTCCACGCCGACATCCGCGACATCCTCAAAATGCCTCTCGTCCACCACCCTGGCGAGAACTGGGAATACGGAATCGGAATCGACTGGGCCGGAATCGTCCTCGAACGCGCCAGCGGCGTCAAACTCAATGATTGGATCCAAAAGAATATCATGCAACCACTCAACCTCGATGCGATCAATATATTCCCCACAGCTGATATGAAGAAGAATTTGGCGTATATGCATCAACGCTGGCCTGGAAGCTCGGCTTCGGAGGAGAGAGATCATATGTATCGTGAGCCGATTATTGCGGAGACGgatgagcagaagaagaatgtgTTCCACTCCGGTGGAGCGGGATGTTTTGCGAAGCCGGTGCAGTATGTGCAGGTTCTGTCAGTTTTGTTGAACGATGGGAAGAGTCCGATTACAGGGGCTCAGATTTTGAAGAAGGAAACTGTGGATGAGATGTTCAAG AATCAAGTCGAACAATTCCCCGACTTCGCTCGTCAGGGCATCCCAGCTGCCAAACCCGAGCAGACGAATCCTGCTCCTGAGCTCTATCCGCAAGAAGGCAACCCGCCGCAAGGTTGGGGATTGTCTTTTATGCTTACGCAGGAACCTGGTGCCACTGGAAGAGGTAGGAATACGGCTTGGTGGGCGGGTATTGCAAACTTGTTCTG GTGGGCCGACCGAGAGAAGGGTGTTGCTGGTATGATAGCATCCCAAGTCATGCCTTTTGGAGATATGAATGTGATGGGTCAGTGGGGCGCTTGCGAAGCTGCTGTTTATCAAGCTACTGGCGCATAG